The following proteins are co-located in the Telopea speciosissima isolate NSW1024214 ecotype Mountain lineage chromosome 9, Tspe_v1, whole genome shotgun sequence genome:
- the LOC122639726 gene encoding probable histone H2B.3 — translation MAPKAEKKPAEKKPAQKAPAEKKPKAEKRPPKEGSATADKKKKKNKKGTETYKIYIFKVLKQVHPDIGISSKAMGIMNSFINDIFEKLAQESSKLARYNKKPTITSREIQTAVRLVLPGELAKHAVSEGTKAVTKFTSS, via the coding sequence ATGGCGCCCAAGGCTGAGAAAAAACCAGCAGAGAAGAAGCCAGCACAGAAAGCTCCGGCCGAGAAGAAGCCAAAGGCTGAGAAGAGACCGCCGAAGGAAGGGTCGGCCACggcagacaagaagaagaagaaaaacaagaagggAACCGAGACCTACAAGATCTACATCTTCAAGGTGCTGAAGCAGGTCCACCCTGACATCGGCATCTCCAGCAAGGCCATGGGCATCATGAACAGCTTCATCAACGATATCTTCGAGAAGCTCGCACAGGAGTCTTCCAAGCTTGCTCGCTACAACAAGAAACCCACCATCACCTCTCGCGAGATCCAGACAGCTGTTCGCCTCGTTCTTCCTGGAGAATTGGCTAAGCACGCTGTCTCTGAGGGTACCAAAGCCGTCACTAAATTCACCAGTTCTTAG